The Silene latifolia isolate original U9 population chromosome X, ASM4854445v1, whole genome shotgun sequence genome contains the following window.
GGACTTAATTCAGCGATGACGATCATGACACAACGGATATTGTGGTCATTGTTAACAGAATCaacaataattaataattaatacaaTGCTAAATGGTCATTGTTAACAGAATTAACAATAACTAATACAATGCTAAACAATTCCGAGATAAGacatttttttttggtgttgaccaggagtattcCTACCGACAGTTGGGGCAATCTCATTCGGGATAGACATATTTACAAGATATAGAGAGGACAGATATCTCTGGAAATAAGACGAGGAAAAGAAGACGAATAAAAGGTGAAGAAACCACGGCCATCATGATGAAGTATCGACATCATAAACATCTGAAGTCGATTTAGAATTAGCCTCAAGGCAAGGCTTTTTATGGCATGGCGAAAACTCTAGATTGTCGACTTCATCAGCTTGGTGCTTTGTTGGCAACGAAGTTGAGGAATCCGTTTTGGACATAGCCGGTTTAGCTGGTGATTTGGGCGAACGGGGAGATGTTGGCCGTGTTGAGACTAAGGCACAGCGAGTTTTTTGCTGTTCCTCTAAGATCTTTTGCAGGTACCGGGCATGTTCTTCTATGCGTACCTGAAGTTGCCTTTGCACCTGTATGAGCAACAATTTCAGCACACTTTTCAAACCTATCATAAACAGCCTCTATATTATTCATACTCAGCTGCAACGCGCAGACACAGAGTATCAGTTAAGTCAGACACAGTAAATACCTCAAGTTGCTCATGCAGCTGTTTCTGCACTTCCATTTGCATCCGGAGAGCCTCAGTTATACTcctacaaaaagtaaataaacaaaaaaaaaacacagtaAACAGTTGCGTCAAAAACAAACAGGTCTCGCCAGAATTCAGGAAGCAACACGCTACACATACCCTTTACTTGATCCGTCAGAGGCTTTGTTGCTTGACTGGGTCCTTTTCTCTTCTGAACTACAAGTCTTCTTATCTGTACAACAAAAATTATTATCCATGTGTAGTAAGTACGCGATTATCTATTTATTTTCAAACACAAGACGGTGAATAAACAGTGTATTTTGCTGACCTTCCTTTTTCTCTGGTATATACTTCGCTACTCTGTACTTCTGCAGGAAAGAAAAATTGAACAGACTGAGCCAAAAATAACCGGCAGGAAGGAAAATTGAACAGACCGAGCCAAAAATAACCGACAGGAAGGAAAATTGAACAGACTGCGCCAAAAATAACCGGCAGGAAAGGAAAAGTGAACAGACTGAGCCAAAAATAACCGGCAGGAAAGGAAAATTGAACAGACTGAGCCAAAAATAACCGACAGATGGACGCAAACTTTACTTGAGTTTACACCATATCTACTTCTCGGTGTCTCATACCTGCAAGTGGCTTTTCACATGATAGATAGTGACTCCTTCAACGTTCATCAGCTTTAATACACCTTTTGGAGTCGCTTCTGAAATTTAAGGTACAATAAGCAATGCACAGGAATTTCAAATAAGGTAAAAGCTAAAAGAGATTTTTAATACAGAAGATACATACTTTCAGCACCATCAAGTTTGTTGACAGCATCTACAAAACGTTCATGGAGCTCAGGCGTCCATCTCATTCTCGTCCTATGAGGAGTTGTATTCACAGGTGCCTTGTGACTGGAAACAGCATTTACTGATGGTGGTGCAGATTTTGGGGTGCTATGCACAGCTGCCTCTGCTGGCCTTGATGCCACTGGCGATACCTCGTATATTTCCTTAAGAAAGTACAAAGG
Protein-coding sequences here:
- the LOC141622602 gene encoding myb family transcription factor PHL6-like; translated protein: MNHPGRASASLTIHDSKKGPYADLSCVETCQGSVFSESSFPSTFKKIEKLRPLNHVLASLPEKSGLSNECPSRASMFCTNLYQSSSSSSESQRQLGNLPFLPTPSTPAIHSIKTDLLTQDDSDNLYDQQRHSEDSFRDFLNYPGDTSDGEYDDVTCGSDSYALNEQLELQLLSDELHIAMTDSGENPGINEIYEVSPVASRPAEAAVHSTPKSAPPSVNAVSSHKAPVNTTPHRTRMRWTPELHERFVDAVNKLDGAEKATPKGVLKLMNVEGVTIYHVKSHLQKYRVAKYIPEKKEDKKTCSSEEKRTQSSNKASDGSSKGSITEALRMQMEVQKQLHEQLEVQRQLQVRIEEHARYLQKILEEQQKTRCALVSTRPTSPRSPKSPAKPAMSKTDSSTSLPTKHQADEVDNLEFSPCHKKPCLEANSKSTSDVYDVDTSS